One Acinetobacter pullicarnis genomic region harbors:
- a CDS encoding LysR family transcriptional regulator: MDIKQLRTFITILETENLTKAAHLLNIVQPAVTRQIQLLEEELGVRLFKRSRHGMALTDDGRVLEPYARRVLDEIESAKLELTSLKGIVRGKVHIGVLSSISELLSSLLMNLIKEKYPEVQVKISVGYSGHLKAWLEAGDIDLALMYDAMPSKLIELTPLVKESLFLIGSVHTQLKEHQPLKFNQIDQFPLILPFHPHRLRSLIEQVFNQNGSELNIYAETNDLNVQKQLVMQNFGYTILPLVAVKNEYLRGEVQVAPIADPAFSRVVTLAQHSTRNIPKHLRIIAQEIIACVGQSVQEKKWPQAEWIHQE; the protein is encoded by the coding sequence ATGGACATTAAACAATTACGAACCTTTATTACCATCTTAGAAACTGAGAATTTAACCAAGGCCGCGCATCTGTTGAATATTGTGCAGCCTGCTGTAACACGTCAAATCCAACTTCTTGAAGAAGAGCTTGGTGTACGATTATTCAAACGCTCACGTCATGGCATGGCTTTAACTGACGATGGGAGAGTCCTTGAACCCTATGCTAGACGGGTTTTAGACGAAATCGAAAGTGCCAAACTTGAGTTAACCAGTCTCAAAGGAATTGTGCGTGGCAAAGTCCATATTGGGGTGTTGTCGAGCATTAGTGAGCTGCTTTCGAGTTTGCTGATGAATTTAATCAAGGAAAAATACCCAGAAGTCCAAGTCAAAATATCGGTTGGTTATTCAGGACATTTAAAAGCGTGGTTAGAAGCTGGCGATATCGATTTGGCCCTAATGTATGATGCGATGCCATCGAAGTTGATTGAATTAACGCCCTTGGTTAAAGAGTCTTTGTTTTTAATTGGCTCGGTGCACACCCAATTAAAAGAACATCAGCCTTTAAAATTTAATCAAATTGATCAATTCCCATTGATCCTGCCATTTCATCCACATCGATTACGCTCCCTGATTGAACAAGTATTTAATCAAAATGGCAGTGAGCTGAATATTTATGCGGAAACCAATGACTTAAACGTTCAAAAACAATTGGTCATGCAGAATTTTGGCTATACCATTTTACCTTTGGTTGCTGTGAAAAATGAATATTTACGCGGAGAAGTACAGGTTGCACCGATTGCAGATCCTGCATTTTCACGGGTGGTGACTTTGGCTCAGCATTCGACTCGAAATATTCCTAAACATTTACGGATTATTGCGCAGGAAATCATTGCCTGTGTGGGACAATCCGTGCAGGAAAAGAAATGGCCACAAGCCGAATGGATTCATCAAGAATAG
- a CDS encoding IclR family transcriptional regulator, which yields MTNRNETEQAEKLLMPLRHELLHPIEDMQAEEDRQFITALARGLELLRCFSAKQPHLGNQEMSLMTGLPKPTITRLTHTLSRLGYIKQVPNSSKFQLSAGVLAFGYSMLSNVSIRSIAQHYMKDLADYAGAAVALATRDRLNMIYLDVVQGKGNVTMRRQIGTYLPIHLSAMGRACLAAMPEDEREFLLNAIRIKHKEDWMKINRDLDKAFRDYQDFGYCFSMGEWHKDVNAVAVPLLHEQHGLQVFNCGGPSFIMKREKIEEDIAPRLLHMVNNIKTEIG from the coding sequence ATGACCAATCGAAATGAAACTGAACAAGCCGAAAAATTGCTGATGCCATTAAGGCACGAACTTTTGCATCCGATTGAAGACATGCAGGCTGAAGAAGATCGCCAATTCATTACAGCACTGGCCCGTGGTTTAGAATTATTACGTTGCTTCTCTGCCAAACAACCGCATTTGGGTAATCAGGAAATGTCTTTGATGACCGGTTTACCCAAGCCAACGATTACCCGTTTAACTCATACGCTGTCGCGTTTGGGCTATATTAAGCAAGTTCCCAATTCGAGTAAGTTTCAGCTTTCTGCTGGTGTATTGGCTTTTGGCTATTCAATGCTTTCGAATGTGTCGATCCGTTCAATTGCACAGCATTATATGAAGGATTTGGCGGATTACGCAGGTGCTGCAGTTGCTTTGGCGACACGTGATCGTTTAAACATGATTTATTTGGATGTGGTACAGGGCAAGGGCAACGTCACCATGCGTCGTCAAATTGGAACCTATTTGCCCATCCATTTAAGTGCAATGGGGCGTGCTTGTCTTGCTGCAATGCCAGAAGATGAACGTGAATTTTTATTAAATGCCATTCGGATCAAGCATAAAGAAGACTGGATGAAAATTAATCGTGATCTCGATAAGGCTTTTCGGGACTATCAAGATTTCGGTTATTGTTTTTCAATGGGTGAATGGCATAAAGACGTCAATGCAGTTGCAGTGCCATTATTACATGAGCAACATGGTTTACAGGTGTTTAACTGTGGTGGCCCAAGCTTTATTATGAAGCGTGAAAAAATTGAAGAAGATATTGCACCGCGTTTATTGCATATGGTGAACAATATTAAAACTGAGATTGGCTAA
- a CDS encoding ANTAR domain-containing response regulator, with protein MSKLKIILIDDDLERAQMTQKKLTQSDFEIVTCLVLNHQNLLPQQQWPADVILFNLTNPQLELVENDIHQFNLPTLLFTQDCHSQSIKLAVAAGITTYIVDEINPNTLGSLVKVALEHYKNYQKLLNDLNDTKTKLADRIDIEKAKVLLMQLQTLTEDQAFALLRKHAMHQRISIGEIARHLLQTQQLLSSSSVDQ; from the coding sequence ATGTCAAAACTAAAAATAATACTCATTGATGATGATCTTGAACGCGCACAAATGACGCAGAAAAAATTGACTCAATCTGATTTTGAGATCGTTACCTGCTTGGTGCTGAATCATCAAAACTTACTCCCACAACAGCAATGGCCAGCTGATGTGATTTTATTTAACCTCACCAATCCACAACTAGAATTGGTTGAAAATGATATTCATCAGTTTAATTTACCCACCCTTCTTTTTACCCAAGACTGCCATTCCCAGAGTATTAAACTTGCGGTTGCAGCAGGCATCACCACCTATATCGTCGATGAGATTAATCCCAACACGCTCGGTAGCTTGGTGAAAGTTGCGCTGGAACATTATAAAAACTATCAAAAGCTACTGAATGATTTAAATGACACCAAAACCAAACTGGCAGATCGCATTGATATTGAAAAAGCCAAAGTATTATTGATGCAATTGCAAACATTAACTGAAGATCAGGCCTTTGCTTTACTGCGAAAGCATGCCATGCATCAGCGTATTAGTATTGGTGAAATTGCCCGCCATTTACTCCAGACCCAACAGTTATTATCTTCATCCAGTGTGGATCAATAA
- a CDS encoding MFS transporter has protein sequence MSSILNENKATRISLFSFKTAAMRAFHMSWLAFFVCFFAWFACAPLMPVIAGEFNLSKDQIANINIAAVAITILVRLIVGPLCDKYGPRKSYTALLIIGSIPVFGVAAANSYESFLFFRLLIGAIGASFVITQYHTSIMFASNVVGTANATSAGWGNAGGGATQALMPLLLSALVMFGVEQALGWRIALLVPGIMMLIVGWMYWKYTQDCPQGNFKELRAQGIQVGSNKKGGVAILMHAARNYRVWILFGAYAACFGIEIFIHNIVAMYYVEHFSFGLKEAGLAAGIFGLLALFARALGGILSDQVALKRGLDGRTIILFVMILLEGFFLILFSKMQSPMLAILIMTLFALFTHMACGATYALVPFIDREALGGVTGIIGAGGNVGAVAAGFLLKGMLDIQSCLMVLGGLVVIAAIFVLMIRFSVEHKRKEQQLFEQAVRERHLMLEAQN, from the coding sequence ATGTCTTCAATTTTAAATGAAAATAAAGCAACCCGTATCAGTCTATTTAGTTTTAAAACGGCTGCAATGCGCGCCTTCCATATGAGTTGGCTCGCATTTTTTGTATGTTTCTTTGCATGGTTTGCCTGCGCACCGCTGATGCCAGTGATTGCAGGGGAGTTTAATCTGAGCAAAGACCAAATCGCCAACATTAATATTGCCGCTGTGGCAATTACCATTTTGGTTCGTCTAATTGTGGGGCCTTTATGTGACAAGTATGGCCCGCGTAAAAGTTATACCGCCTTATTGATCATCGGTAGCATTCCTGTTTTTGGGGTTGCTGCTGCGAACAGTTATGAATCCTTCTTATTCTTCCGGTTATTGATTGGGGCAATTGGCGCAAGCTTTGTTATCACTCAATACCATACCAGCATTATGTTTGCATCCAATGTGGTCGGTACAGCCAATGCGACCTCAGCCGGTTGGGGCAATGCAGGTGGCGGTGCGACTCAAGCCCTAATGCCTTTATTATTGTCCGCGCTGGTTATGTTTGGCGTTGAGCAAGCACTCGGTTGGCGAATTGCATTGTTGGTGCCAGGGATCATGATGCTTATCGTTGGGTGGATGTACTGGAAATATACCCAAGATTGTCCGCAAGGCAACTTCAAAGAATTGCGTGCGCAAGGCATCCAAGTCGGAAGTAATAAAAAAGGGGGCGTGGCAATTTTAATGCATGCCGCACGAAACTATCGCGTTTGGATTTTATTTGGGGCGTACGCTGCCTGTTTTGGAATTGAAATTTTTATCCATAACATCGTGGCCATGTATTACGTCGAGCACTTTAGCTTTGGTTTAAAAGAAGCTGGTTTAGCCGCAGGGATTTTTGGCTTACTGGCCCTTTTCGCTCGTGCACTCGGTGGCATTCTTTCCGATCAAGTCGCCTTAAAGCGCGGTTTGGATGGGCGAACCATCATCCTATTTGTCATGATTTTACTCGAAGGCTTCTTTTTGATTTTATTTTCAAAAATGCAGAGTCCAATGCTTGCCATTTTGATCATGACTTTATTCGCTTTATTTACCCATATGGCGTGCGGTGCAACCTATGCCTTGGTGCCCTTTATTGATCGTGAAGCCCTAGGTGGGGTCACTGGAATTATTGGTGCGGGTGGGAACGTTGGTGCTGTTGCTGCGGGATTCCTACTCAAGGGCATGCTGGATATTCAAAGTTGTTTGATGGTGCTTGGTGGTCTGGTGGTCATCGCAGCCATTTTTGTATTGATGATTCGGTTTTCGGTTGAGCATAAACGCAAAGAGCAGCAGCTATTTGAGCAGGCGGTCCGTGAGCGCCACCTGATGCTAGAAGCACAGAATTAA
- the nirB gene encoding nitrite reductase large subunit NirB codes for MKLLMIGYGMVGHKFIESVLEHADDALEITILAEEPRIAYDRVHLTDYFNGKTAKDLSLARADFADAYGIDLRLNCKATAIDCANKTVSTEDGARFDYDKLVIATGSYAFVPPIQGNDRDNCFVYRTIEDLDAIRAASMTAKSGVVIGGGLLGLEAAKALSDLKLETHVVEFAPRLMAVQIDDLGAKVLRTKIEALGVQVHTQKQTQSIEAGDNSVHRLKCADGFELETDLILFSAGIRPRDELARFSGLKIGERGGIVINDQCQSSDADIYAIGECALWDNKIYGLVAPGYEMARVAAQHLFEKNKTGFAGADMSTKLKLMGVDVASIGDAHAMTVGALSYFYADEAAMIYKKIVVNAEKTQLLGAVLVGCAKEYNHLLQMMLNDLALPEQPESLIMPAFAQGAVAAEGSAIDALPESAVLCSCNNVSKADLCQAIVAGSTSLGALKKCTNAASSCGGCTPLVTQVLKSELQRQGVTVNNHLCEHFAYSRQGLYHLIRVNQIKSFDDLMMQYGQGLGCDICKPTVANILASCWNDFVLKPDHAGLQDSNDYYLGNIQKDGSYSVVPRIAGGEITPEGLICIGQVAKKYNLYTKITGGQRIDMFGAQVHQLPHIWEELIEAGFESGHAYGKSLRTVKSCVGSNWCRYGVDDSVALAIYLENRYKGLRSPHKLKMAVSGCTRECAEAQSKDVGIIATEKGWNLYVCGNGGMRPRHAELLASDLDTQTLIAYIDRLFMFYIETADRLQRTSVWRDNLEGGLDYLKAVIVDDRLGLATELEARMAHVVGSYQDEWRTAIEDPDIRKRFKTFINTDAQQDPHIQFSQERGQIRPKTTAERDEKRISVVEA; via the coding sequence ATGAAATTACTCATGATTGGTTATGGCATGGTCGGGCATAAATTCATTGAGTCTGTACTTGAGCATGCAGATGATGCGCTTGAAATTACCATTTTGGCTGAAGAGCCACGCATTGCCTATGATCGAGTGCACTTAACTGATTATTTTAATGGGAAAACGGCCAAGGATCTGTCTTTGGCTCGTGCAGATTTTGCCGATGCCTATGGCATTGATTTACGCTTAAATTGTAAAGCTACTGCCATTGATTGTGCCAATAAAACCGTTAGCACTGAAGATGGTGCACGATTCGACTATGACAAATTGGTGATTGCCACAGGCTCCTATGCCTTTGTGCCGCCCATTCAGGGCAATGATCGCGACAACTGTTTTGTGTATCGCACCATTGAAGACCTTGATGCGATTCGAGCTGCCAGTATGACTGCCAAGTCTGGCGTGGTGATTGGCGGTGGTTTACTGGGCTTGGAGGCTGCCAAGGCCTTATCTGATTTAAAACTTGAAACACATGTCGTTGAATTCGCACCACGTTTAATGGCGGTGCAAATTGATGATTTAGGTGCAAAAGTTTTGCGTACTAAAATTGAAGCGCTGGGTGTACAAGTGCATACCCAAAAACAAACCCAGTCGATTGAAGCGGGTGACAACAGCGTGCATCGACTGAAATGTGCAGATGGTTTTGAACTTGAAACGGATTTGATTTTATTTTCAGCTGGGATTCGTCCACGGGATGAATTGGCGCGTTTCAGTGGCTTAAAGATTGGGGAGCGTGGCGGCATTGTGATTAATGATCAATGCCAAAGCAGCGATGCTGATATTTATGCCATTGGTGAATGTGCCTTATGGGACAACAAGATTTATGGTTTGGTTGCGCCAGGTTATGAGATGGCACGGGTTGCAGCACAACATCTCTTTGAAAAAAATAAGACGGGGTTTGCGGGTGCGGATATGAGCACCAAGTTGAAATTAATGGGGGTCGATGTTGCTTCCATTGGCGATGCACATGCAATGACAGTTGGTGCTTTAAGTTATTTTTATGCAGATGAAGCGGCCATGATTTATAAAAAAATTGTGGTCAATGCCGAGAAAACCCAACTCTTGGGTGCGGTATTGGTTGGATGTGCCAAAGAATACAATCACTTATTGCAAATGATGCTCAACGATTTAGCGCTGCCAGAGCAACCTGAAAGTTTGATCATGCCAGCCTTTGCCCAAGGAGCGGTTGCGGCTGAGGGCAGTGCTATTGATGCCTTACCAGAGAGTGCGGTGTTGTGTTCTTGCAACAACGTTTCCAAGGCTGATCTTTGCCAAGCCATTGTCGCGGGTTCAACCTCATTGGGAGCACTAAAAAAGTGCACAAACGCTGCTAGTAGCTGTGGTGGCTGCACGCCATTGGTCACACAAGTTTTAAAGTCTGAATTACAACGGCAAGGCGTTACGGTGAACAACCACTTATGTGAGCATTTTGCCTATTCACGCCAAGGCTTATATCACTTGATTCGGGTCAACCAAATTAAAAGCTTTGATGATTTGATGATGCAATATGGTCAGGGATTGGGTTGCGATATTTGTAAGCCGACCGTGGCGAATATTTTGGCCTCATGTTGGAACGATTTTGTATTAAAGCCGGATCATGCCGGTTTACAAGACAGCAATGACTATTATCTTGGCAACATTCAAAAAGATGGTTCTTATTCGGTGGTCCCTCGAATCGCAGGAGGTGAGATTACCCCAGAAGGATTAATCTGCATCGGACAGGTGGCAAAAAAATATAACTTGTATACCAAAATTACAGGTGGGCAGCGCATCGACATGTTTGGTGCACAAGTCCATCAATTGCCTCATATTTGGGAGGAATTGATCGAAGCTGGTTTTGAGTCAGGTCATGCCTATGGCAAATCCTTACGTACCGTAAAGTCTTGTGTCGGCAGTAACTGGTGTCGTTATGGGGTCGATGATTCGGTTGCGTTGGCCATCTATTTAGAGAATCGTTATAAGGGCTTACGCTCACCACATAAATTAAAAATGGCCGTGTCGGGTTGTACCCGTGAATGTGCCGAAGCACAAAGTAAAGATGTGGGCATTATCGCCACAGAAAAGGGCTGGAACTTGTATGTCTGCGGCAATGGCGGTATGCGTCCACGCCATGCAGAACTGTTGGCCTCAGACCTCGATACCCAAACTTTAATTGCGTATATCGATCGCTTGTTTATGTTTTATATCGAAACTGCAGATCGCTTGCAGCGTACCAGTGTTTGGCGTGACAACTTAGAGGGTGGTTTGGATTATTTGAAAGCCGTGATTGTTGATGATCGCTTGGGCTTGGCGACGGAACTTGAGGCGCGGATGGCGCATGTGGTGGGTAGCTATCAAGATGAATGGCGTACAGCAATTGAAGATCCAGACATCCGTAAACGCTTTAAAACCTTCATTAATACCGATGCACAACAAGATCCACATATCCAATTCAGTCAGGAACGTGGGCAAATCCGCCCAAAAACGACTGCGGAACGTGACGAAAAACGAATTTCAGTGGTCGAAGCTTAA
- the nirD gene encoding nitrite reductase small subunit NirD produces MEVVDEIESPARPEWFAVCHVDEITPNTGVTVMLHGIQIAIFRVGDEQRVYALSQQDPFSQAYVMSRGILGDLQGERVVASPIYKQHFSLATGRCLEDSTQKILVFPSKIVQGQVWVSPTPQKTYITGASIETAKLKLVIIGNGLAGMRCLEEVLEMAPERYDITLIAAEAGSSYNRILLSPVLAGEKSEADIQQHSAAWYAEQNIQLLEADAVVKINRQLKQVHTESGQVVIYDRLVLATGSKSYLPDIAGVNLQGVMTFRTLADVHEMLGYAQQKNSAVVIGGGLLGLEAAYGLKQRGMQVTVLQMSDRLMNQQLDQRASQLLKQHLQQLGIQVLTDVQTTALLGVEGQISQVCLQDGRILDAELVVFAVGIRPNIALAQSAGLRCHRGILVNDTLQTYDPSIYAVGECIEHRGKTFGLVEPLWGQAFICASHLAEQGRLSFKAVSVPVQLKVTGVEVFSVGEIEPSQPFEDIILNDEQRQIYKRIIIQDHKVIGAVLFGDTEDGAWYAELISAETSIQSIRHKLLFGRDFAFKNAS; encoded by the coding sequence ATTGAAGTGGTCGATGAAATAGAGTCACCAGCTCGACCAGAATGGTTTGCAGTGTGTCACGTTGACGAAATCACTCCAAATACTGGGGTTACGGTAATGTTGCATGGTATCCAAATTGCGATCTTCCGCGTAGGCGATGAGCAGCGGGTGTATGCGTTGAGCCAACAAGATCCCTTTAGCCAAGCCTATGTGATGTCACGCGGTATTTTAGGTGATCTGCAAGGCGAACGTGTGGTGGCCTCTCCGATTTATAAGCAGCATTTTAGTTTGGCAACTGGACGCTGCCTCGAAGACTCAACCCAGAAGATTTTGGTATTTCCGAGCAAGATCGTACAAGGCCAAGTGTGGGTCAGTCCCACTCCTCAAAAGACCTATATTACGGGTGCTTCGATTGAAACAGCGAAATTAAAGCTGGTCATCATCGGCAACGGTTTGGCTGGGATGCGTTGCCTTGAAGAAGTTTTAGAAATGGCACCGGAGCGATATGACATTACGCTGATTGCTGCTGAAGCTGGCAGTAGTTATAACCGTATTTTATTGTCTCCTGTATTGGCTGGCGAAAAAAGTGAGGCAGACATTCAGCAGCATTCAGCTGCATGGTATGCAGAACAAAATATTCAATTGCTGGAAGCTGATGCTGTGGTCAAAATCAATCGCCAACTGAAACAAGTGCATACCGAATCTGGCCAAGTGGTGATTTATGATCGTTTGGTATTGGCAACAGGTTCAAAGTCTTATCTACCCGATATTGCAGGGGTAAATTTACAAGGGGTGATGACATTCCGCACCTTGGCTGATGTACATGAGATGCTTGGTTATGCTCAGCAGAAGAACAGTGCAGTCGTGATTGGCGGTGGTTTGCTTGGTCTCGAAGCAGCCTATGGGCTAAAACAACGAGGGATGCAGGTGACCGTGTTGCAAATGTCAGATCGCTTGATGAATCAGCAACTTGACCAGCGTGCCAGTCAGCTACTCAAACAACATCTACAACAACTCGGTATTCAGGTTTTGACTGACGTACAGACCACTGCACTGCTTGGTGTAGAAGGGCAGATTAGTCAGGTTTGTTTGCAGGATGGTCGGATTTTGGATGCCGAATTGGTGGTTTTTGCAGTGGGTATTCGTCCGAATATTGCCTTAGCACAAAGTGCGGGTTTGCGCTGTCATCGTGGAATTTTAGTCAATGACACTTTGCAAACTTATGATCCGAGTATTTATGCGGTCGGTGAGTGTATTGAGCATCGTGGGAAAACTTTTGGTTTGGTGGAACCGCTTTGGGGACAGGCATTTATTTGCGCCAGCCATTTAGCTGAGCAGGGTCGCTTAAGTTTTAAAGCTGTCAGCGTGCCGGTCCAGTTAAAAGTCACAGGTGTTGAGGTTTTTTCAGTAGGAGAAATTGAACCATCTCAACCATTTGAAGACATTATTTTAAATGATGAACAACGCCAGATCTATAAACGCATCATTATTCAAGATCATAAAGTGATTGGTGCCGTACTGTTTGGCGATACCGAAGATGGGGCATGGTATGCCGAGTTGATTAGCGCAGAAACGTCTATCCAGTCTATACGGCATAAGCTGCTGTTTGGTCGAGATTTTGCCTTTAAGAATGCCAGTTAA
- a CDS encoding nitrate reductase, translated as MNQIAVVDLDCGTPDSPLTEKAIATTCPYCGVGCGVIAQVSQGKQGQVVQVHGDPKHPANHGKLCIKGQNLADTLGLNTRLLNPMLGRESQRQVTTWDRAVTRIAEKFQACIDQYGRDSIAFYVSGQLLTEDYYVVNKLVKGYLGTANIDTNSRLCMSSAVAAHKRAFGEDIVSARYADFEQTEMVVLVGSNTAWCHPVLYQRIMQAKAQRDIFVVVVDPRFTSSCEAADLHLPILPGQDVALFNGLLQYLSQHGHADLEFIQQHTQDLAQALASSQTEAYIMDVVQRTGISLEKLQQFYQRFAETGKVMTLFSMGVNQSSQGVNKANSIINCHLLTGKIGKVGAAAFSMTGQPNAMGGREVGGLANMLAAHLELDQPAHRQLVQDFWQSPYIADRAGLKAVDLFHAVEQQQIKAIWIMATNPVMSMPDADQVKRALAQCEFVVVSDVCHNTDTTAYADVLLPALAWGEKQGTVSNSERCISRQRAFLAPPEQAKADWWAICQVAQRLGFQGFAFQNSHEIFIEHAKLSSAQNSDLAHRAETPHFRYFNLKGLSELSLKQYDELQPTQWPVWEPQQPVEHAHRLYTNGQFSHRNGKARFIATSVKDPVHSVSKDYPLILNTGRIRDQWHSMSRTGLSATLSSHRAEPYCEIHPQDALKYGVRDTALLQLESQWGRCILRVQCSENIRRGQVFVPMHWSDQFASDARIGKVVNPVVDAISGEPEFKHTPVLIQPFATEWQAVFYLRHGFEHLGKQLIDQCSWWCKINTAHAVRYELADRHKLSQMTTQLKCLLPFHQQGFEWLSLQDPAAQISHTVILLAGQLIACLYIAPAELLPDRDWVANLFKRQRLSATHRKALLAGQSMSLSHPQGPLVCSCFKVGKNRIVEAIQSQQLTDEKQVTACLKAGGNCGSCLPEIRGLIKACQLEVMQ; from the coding sequence ATGAATCAGATTGCTGTTGTGGATTTAGACTGTGGCACACCCGATTCCCCCTTGACTGAGAAAGCAATAGCGACAACCTGCCCATATTGTGGGGTGGGCTGTGGGGTGATTGCTCAGGTGAGTCAAGGCAAACAGGGGCAAGTGGTACAGGTGCACGGTGATCCTAAGCATCCTGCAAATCATGGCAAGTTGTGTATCAAAGGGCAAAATTTGGCAGATACGCTCGGTTTGAACACACGGCTACTCAACCCGATGTTGGGACGTGAAAGCCAGCGCCAAGTGACGACTTGGGATCGGGCAGTTACGCGGATTGCTGAGAAATTTCAAGCATGTATTGACCAATATGGACGCGACAGTATTGCCTTTTATGTTTCCGGTCAGTTACTGACAGAAGACTATTATGTGGTCAATAAATTGGTCAAAGGCTACTTGGGGACGGCCAATATTGATACCAACTCTAGGTTATGCATGTCATCTGCCGTTGCGGCACATAAACGTGCATTTGGTGAAGATATCGTTTCAGCCCGTTATGCCGATTTTGAACAGACTGAAATGGTGGTGTTGGTGGGTTCAAATACGGCCTGGTGCCATCCGGTGTTATATCAACGGATCATGCAAGCCAAAGCTCAGCGCGATATTTTTGTAGTGGTGGTTGATCCACGTTTTACCAGCAGTTGTGAGGCTGCCGATTTACATCTACCTATTTTACCCGGTCAAGATGTGGCTTTATTTAATGGCCTATTGCAGTATCTATCGCAACATGGCCATGCTGATCTCGAATTTATTCAACAACATACGCAGGACTTGGCGCAGGCCCTTGCCAGTAGTCAAACCGAAGCCTACATCATGGATGTGGTTCAGCGTACTGGTATTTCACTCGAAAAATTACAGCAGTTTTATCAACGTTTTGCTGAAACAGGCAAAGTCATGACGCTATTTTCAATGGGGGTAAATCAGTCTTCACAAGGGGTGAATAAAGCCAATAGCATTATCAATTGCCACTTATTAACCGGCAAAATAGGCAAAGTTGGCGCGGCTGCTTTTTCAATGACCGGTCAGCCCAATGCGATGGGGGGCCGAGAAGTGGGCGGGCTTGCCAATATGCTGGCAGCACATTTGGAGTTAGATCAGCCAGCGCATCGTCAATTGGTACAAGATTTTTGGCAAAGCCCTTATATTGCAGATCGGGCTGGTCTTAAAGCCGTTGATTTATTCCATGCCGTTGAGCAGCAACAGATTAAAGCCATTTGGATTATGGCAACCAATCCAGTAATGAGTATGCCTGATGCCGATCAAGTCAAACGTGCCTTGGCACAATGTGAATTTGTGGTGGTATCCGATGTTTGTCACAACACAGATACTACCGCCTATGCCGATGTGCTGTTGCCAGCCTTGGCATGGGGCGAAAAGCAAGGGACGGTCAGCAATTCGGAGCGATGTATTTCCAGACAACGGGCCTTTTTAGCACCGCCGGAACAAGCCAAAGCAGATTGGTGGGCCATTTGCCAAGTGGCACAGCGCTTAGGTTTTCAAGGCTTTGCCTTTCAAAATAGCCATGAAATCTTTATTGAACATGCCAAACTATCTAGTGCGCAAAACTCAGATTTAGCGCATCGTGCTGAAACACCACATTTTCGATATTTTAATTTAAAGGGCTTAAGTGAGCTTAGCTTAAAACAATACGATGAACTGCAACCGACACAATGGCCCGTTTGGGAACCACAGCAGCCTGTTGAACACGCTCATCGACTTTATACCAATGGACAATTTAGCCATCGCAATGGCAAAGCCAGATTCATCGCGACATCGGTGAAGGATCCAGTACATTCGGTTTCGAAGGATTATCCCTTAATTTTGAATACAGGACGTATTCGTGATCAATGGCATAGCATGAGTCGCACAGGCTTATCTGCAACGCTCAGTAGTCATCGGGCGGAACCCTATTGCGAGATTCATCCTCAAGATGCACTGAAGTATGGGGTCAGAGATACCGCCTTGTTGCAGCTCGAATCGCAGTGGGGCCGCTGTATTTTACGTGTGCAATGTAGTGAAAATATTCGTCGAGGGCAAGTTTTTGTACCGATGCATTGGAGCGATCAATTTGCTTCAGATGCACGGATTGGCAAAGTCGTGAATCCGGTGGTTGATGCCATTTCAGGTGAGCCCGAATTTAAACACACTCCCGTGCTGATTCAGCCCTTTGCCACCGAATGGCAAGCCGTGTTTTATTTACGGCATGGTTTTGAGCACCTTGGAAAGCAACTTATTGATCAATGCAGTTGGTGGTGCAAGATCAATACTGCACATGCGGTGCGTTATGAACTGGCAGATCGTCACAAACTCAGTCAGATGACCACCCAACTCAAGTGCTTACTGCCGTTTCATCAGCAAGGCTTTGAATGGCTCAGTTTGCAAGATCCAGCAGCTCAGATCAGCCATACCGTGATTTTATTGGCAGGACAATTGATTGCCTGCCTGTATATTGCACCGGCAGAATTGTTACCTGATCGAGATTGGGTCGCCAATTTATTTAAACGTCAGCGTCTGAGTGCAACTCATCGCAAGGCGTTGTTGGCAGGTCAGTCGATGTCATTGAGTCATCCACAAGGCCCATTGGTATGTAGCTGTTTTAAAGTTGGGAAAAATCGCATTGTTGAAGCGATCCAAAGTCAACAGTTAACCGATGAGAAGCAAGTGACGGCATGCTTAAAAGCGGGTGGAAATTGTGGTTCATGCCTCCCTGAAATTCGTGGCTTGATCAAAGCGTGTCAGTTGGAGGTGATGCAATGA